The window aacctacacggtaatactcgagtataccaaacgttcacccaagtccctaatcgcccgaccgagtccgcttctggctcgagacgaccggtaacaaggggcaatggccagttcagcccaaaaggcttacattcatgtgcaagtaacatttcaatcattaaatccttgaaaattgcacagttatttaggtcgagtgcgataaagtacacactcgcctagaaagctcattttggaaatcattaaaagcaattaacacattagcaaatgataacaacaagccataaagtcaaataaggaacactcacctagatataaCATGCAAAATCCTTCCGGACATTACCCTTAGTCagcaatgaaacctaaggttgaacaagagaacatattacagtttatcgagcaaaacatttaaggaaaacaaagaaacccgactaattaggagtaaaacgtgtaaagatgactttcaagtaagaagagggttgtttgaaccccaggatgaaaaatcgtgtttttaaaatggaaaaccggtcatggtattggccaaacaaaagtatacaagttccaatagaaacctagccctcgagcgaaaatttgggcagcacgccctttgtgtttacctaattttccagccattttggcttcattatttttcctcaaccacaacccaacatcacacataagcaattcaagtcaagagctgttccataggctcacaatatcataagaataagaattacaacaatcacaagtgcagaaattcaacttagcacaagacagatttgacgtacgaatgcggaaataacatatctgaagctacgcttatcggattgagacaaaacctatgccatttcgaaactaagacacagAGATACAATagtcatgaaggtcacttagtccagttcctaatgtaacttagtcaaattctcaaattactaaaccagaaaccaattcgtcggctgtttaaacgcataacactgtaatggacataactcagagtacacaagtccgaatcaggtgttcttagaggcatttgaaatctaattcagaatactaaaactttcatgtattgggaaaaagctaaatcagaatggatcctagtcgaaaaacgtgataaactggacttaactgatcacacggactgcttgggaaatacttaaaacagtaagggtatttcggacttttcatgccctacgttgctccgattgagctgaaattttacaggcccctacaaaataccattctctacaactttccttctttgacccaaggccaattcggcctctaacatgcagttaccaaaccggacagaatggaagctagaatttccagaaatctgaaatttatagtttctagtgcaactttccccaatttctcacttctcacactaccaaaacatcttatacaacattaattgtaacatacaagcatcatacaacaagttgggcagaatttcccaaaccctagttcatcatataaagaggggaaaaacttccaaacatgctagcatccatgattccactacTACTCAAGTTACTAGACTTAATTTAACcaagattgaaagaaaaatttagagagatatcatcttccttaccttaatatgagttctccaagtgtagcccaagccttctctttccaaaatttcaccaccaaacactagctaatcactcaaggagaagtttaatcggtttagttcttttgatttctcactttgtagcttgaatcaagaagaaatgaagaaagttcactcttgttcttctcctctctctctctcagctcccttggcagaaatatgaagaggtatgaagctaagttgtcttatattaaagccaaaaggattagaactaatggtgtccacaaattgcccaacacttggcctaatcttggccactaatttttctctttctttcccttgcttatgagccacaaatttcggtcaagcttgctgccaagagagaagatattttgctcaagttcaataaatttgtttggtaagcaaaaatggtggtcaagtggtgcgttcaaacggtagtgcgcgggacccgccggttcgcgccgtttttcttaaaaactcacgtactagggtttttacttcccatttactaaccttatatcattgctaccaatcacatattatttctcacttaaaagtcacttttaatcctcaaatttaatccttactctgtaccgaaaattcatccggcgaaaaatcgcgaaaaccctaattttgctccaaacttgaaaccgaagcgtaaaaccctattttctaggtttatctacacttaatgtgaaatatttgggtagtggcctttggtaaatactaattttcaaataaaagggtatttttgaggaaaaatacaaggaatttgcgagtcctcacattttAGCACATGTTATCCCGTTAGTTGGTGACTTAGCCCAGTTTAAGTCTCGTCCATTTAACACTACAAAAGGGAgcggtataattccttttaccttttttgtttctcttatgtgactcaacgtgctaagtgaattgcatgtctactttgctttcttagcttttctttaattccttttacttatgtcatttactttttgttttcattaagttattcttttaatggggtatgtgtacacctcttggcttgtaatagataggactgtggcgagcaatttggtccattctccctcttcccccttttgttttagttagtgaatgtaataggttcattagcttggttgcatgcccatgtgctacgtgttacttgctttattagggccttgcatctagtcgagcatgctaagtgttatgtgctacgtgtttatgaattttgatatgcctactcgctttccatagccttgaatgaatgtgatggatgaatgcacgtcaccacgctagtccaacgctagttgtggcccttgtacgccaccacactagtccaacgctagctgtggttcattgttccgttccactagtccaacgctagtaggaactcatagagggctagtccaacgctaaacCCAATAGGTCCATTTCCTTTTCATTAGTGCattatttgcatgttcactacatatcatgtaattttccttagttttatcatttggcatgctcctctaaacctttccccttcattttaggtcttgcatttcatgctagttagggtacatttgcttgagtgtcccctccgataagggaaacgagcgagtgtggctactcgatagccttagcacgctagttttgccttctaatcaaagggaaaatcgaagtcgaaaaagttaggagtcattcccatacccgacctgatgcattcctttaggttcattcattctcatttttcacttacttactttttttaattcacttttcctttccttaattGTTCATTTtggtttctacttcacaaatttGCGCTTAATTACATCTATatacacttatcactatatttcatacacttgcacacaaacacttggatttttccatacaattgcacacatgcacctttttatacacttgcacacttgcacttgaatcatcatttgcattaatcgacctctataaggttttctttcattggccgccacaactcatgtggttgggaccaagaaccttacaagagacatcctagaatctagggtttgcattcatgtagtacatccaaatgtaataaattctttggttaaaacaagaaaatatttgattaaatatgcaactagccttggctaggtcaaaggggtgccttggattttatccttgccttcccctttgtcaaatgtgactcccgaacctttttctttggtttacgtagactaggagtcgtttaaaaagggtttctcactactttttcctatttttatttaaaaatacattttttaggtgatttggtacaccttaactcattaccaagtggcgactccgtatttttcaaaaaaccctttttaaactataattttgggtcaaatcgtcgcattctcaaacccccatttagacccacttttcttttaaatcaaaattcatttttcaatcacaaaaatacatttttcaaaccatttatttatttattcaaaaaatggggcgcgacagttggcgactccactggggacatttgagagtccgagcaaatttgatttaatcaacctttttcttcttttaaccttttcatatatcacatttgggtgttttagggttgcattttttttttctttttaggactttgcatttcgcgcgtattaatcaatccctcgactcacgaatgtatgtttgaatgaatgtttacttgttatctcgcgcttgcattgcatttgggggggtgtgtgtcacctttagagcctcgcgtggttctcaaccccttccctcaaaatagggaacactccatacgtgcacgtttacttattgttatcccatttgattttatttttcgtgggcgctatcccacaccgccttgtaggattaggattgattgccttgggtaggcggatggtgtgcactgcgcccatagcgctacctaagggatcactcgagccaccgatcaaaggccttgggagtgatgacccttggccttTAGGTCtaaaggcttggggaccttttaaaccttatcgagtctagtcgcattagtgaaccccaacctcatgcatccatattagaattttcctaggttagagtcggcttcaccctcttttaagcacattaggcacgagggaaggggttctaccccttttacttgttttattatatttcttttctaaattgctcccgatgtgttatgtgtactatcaattgcactaaccattcttttgttttcttggcttgcattcatgtgctttagcaataagaggctactttggcactcttttagtgacctacccattagataactcacatgtttaaatttcagtcattgcacttaattttcaataaatacatttcattttagacctttttccccccgatgcattattcatgtcctttaggccatatttgtcacatatttacatcgctttaataaatggcatcatgcattaaaccttagAAGGAACGCCAATTAGGCAATTTCCATGTTAGGGAAGCCAACCCTAATCCCATAGGTATTTAACCCTACTTTTGGGAGATTTTGCACGTCTACTTTTTGCAATTTAACCTAAGGGGTAAAATCCCAAGGTAACGGTACTTAAGTGAATTCCTCATCCAGATGACGCAGTATCGAATGCTCAATCAAGTTCCCCGAGAGCTGAATCAGTGGAGGAACAACCTATCCTATGAAATTGGGGGGCTATTTCAATATGTGGGACATTTACCGAGCCTAGTCGATATCATACCCAATGTGTCCGCTATTCAAGCACTGATCAATTATTGGGATCCAGATGTCTCGGTTTTCCGATTTGGAATGTGCGAACTCACCCCAACCATAGAAGAGTTAGAAGGATTATTGCAAATGCCGGGAAAGGGTAGTCCTATGGTATACCCAAGCGGAGGAACCAGAGAGCAGTTTTGCCGATTTCTAGGATTAAGGAGCAATAGTTTAGATCAACACCCTGATGCTAGATCTTGTCCATTGAGGTTTCTATATGACCGGTTTGGGGAAAAGGAGTCCTTTGAGCGCCATCAGATAGATTACTTCATAACAAAGGGACAATGGGAAGAGAAACGAGTACAAGCTTTTGGGTTGGTTTTGATCAACTTATTGCTATTCCCTCAAAGGcatggaaaggtgacatttgcaACCATCAATATGATTCAGAATCTTTTCTTAGGAATTCAGGAAGCAACACCAACTTTGATACCCGTTGTCATAGCAGATATCTTCTCAGCCCTTACTAATTGCCAAAGGAAAGGGGGTTTCTTCTACGCGTCAAATTTGGTACTTCAAATATGGATCATGGAACATTTGGCGAAGAGATCACTTAATCCTATGGGTTCTTGCCTCCCAGTTGAGAATTGGATTGATTCGCATCGAGAGAGAGTCGGTCACTACTACCGCGTTATGTCATCAAACCAGTTTATCGAGGAATTCAACAATTTGACACCAGAAAAGGTGCAATGGGTTTTAGATTGGACTAAGGTTAGGAACCCAGCTTTTAAGACCACTCAACATGATTTCATTCCTTTAGCTGGAGTCAATGGTCTAGTAGCCTATATTCCGCAAAGGGTTATGAGACAGTTTGGCTACCCGCAAAGTATTCCTATGGTACAAAGGGTTGAAGATCTCAGATTGGGTACGGTAACCGAGGGTCGGAGCATGGTATTAGAGGCTTGGGGAAATCTGCGAGGATTTGAGAATTTGCAGTTGGAAATGGTAAACAAAATGGCACCTGCAGTTATGCCTGGGTACAACGAGTGGATCAAGCAAATGGTGGAACATGATAGGGCAAGGCAACAATCATCATCAGCCAGTCCCGAAGAACAAATGGAGAGGCTAAAAAAAGAATTAGAGGAATCTCAAGCCTAGCTTATAACGGCCAACAGAGTTCTAGAAAATAACCAAGTGCAGCTGAggagggagaaaaaaaagaatgagaagctAGAGGAAACCATAGACGCTTTTGATAGGATTAGGGAAGGAGCTCGTAAGCTCAGTTTAGGGAGCTCTAGAGAATCACAAAGTACAAGTCTCTCGAGACATAGGGATTTTGTAAACATGGTTACGAAGACCATTGACGAAGTTGTAAAGAAAGTTTGAACCATTCTGCAATATTATGAGAAGCTTTCCATTTTAAGGTTCTAAATTCACTTACAGGTTTGGAAATGGGATTTTACCCCGAAGgcttgcatcatgctaggccaacccttggcacaaaaagggttccccaaataggacatgcatccgaatttttcaaatagttactaactcatgtctttttctttttctttttctcttttgaataaattgcagaaattcagtaacgattggtttatctaaagcagtcttttgcattctcaggtaaaaatttcaaaatagcttttcggaaaagccccattattacgcgatcccgaagtaaagcccaaaggaatcgtgtagacatgagtactcaaccagaatcatccgataaggccgttgcaactacccagccggaaaCTGCAAGTCCTGAGGTTCAGTTGACAGAGTTACtcacaaaatttggggaaatggcgtcggaaatggccgctcagaagaagttgattgacgagcttgttagtagcggagtgcaacctgagcctgtacccgctacacaaccacaatccgaaccatttgttattcctccatTTCAAGCCACGTTTGAGGGAACTTTTAACCCGCAATATGCTTTTACTCAAAATCCTCCTTTCTACCCTCCTTATAgtcaaggatttcagcctcaaagcgacccaaacatgcatttgaacCCACCAGCTTTTTATCAAACCACCGCAGAACCCGTGATACCGGAGCACACTTTCCAAAATAAGCCTGAAATGGGTGAATCTTCTGCTCCAATTGATATGAAGTTGCTCAAACGTCTAGATCGTTTCgatgaatttataaggaagAGCCAGGGGTTGAATAAGCAGGGAGTCCTGGATTATGATGAATTGTGCCTTTTTCCGAACGTgcagttgcctgaggggttcaaaacccctaaatttaacaaatatgatgggacgggtaatcccaagacacatcTCCGACTATTTGCCAACAAATTGGGAAAGCCCGTGGACGATGAGAATTTGCCTTTAAGGTTGTTCCCCGAGAGTCTGGAAGGGGATGCGCTTGACTGGTATTCCAACCTGAAACTTGAAGACGTGAAAACCTGGATTGATTTGTCTAATGCATTTGTGAGATAGTACGAGTACAACTGCGAGTTGGCTCCCACCCGAACTACGTTAGAAGGAATGAAAAGGAAGCCTTCCGAGGACCataagacttatgccaagagatggagaaaAGTAGCTGCAAaggtcgagccaccaatgaccgaGGATGAAATCATACGTACTTTCATAAAAGctcatgatccgccgtacttcgAAGAGATTTTTCGTATGACCGGATGTTCGTTTGCtgcaattgtaaataaacttgaggagtttgATGACTTTGTGAGAGCTGGGAAGATTGTCAATGTCTCCGCCCTCAAAtctcagttggatgctttacaagggCAAGGAAGCAATGCGAAAAAGTCGCCGTTCAAAAAGAAGGAGGGGGACGCAACCtttatttggaaccaaaacccttcgcCTAGACCCCGATATCAACACAATCCAACTTACCAACCACCTTATCATTACTATTCGAACCCGTaccctgtatatactaccaacatccaccaccctcgacctcgcccaagctatccaaacccaccttcagccccttttcaaatttctcaaccaaatccaccccaaaaccgaccacgccctccatataacccaagatttccgcctccaaatagacctgtttacaaccatcctcaaccttctgaaccttacaaccgaccccctagtcgtacatttaccaatttaggtAGGCCTTTAGACCAATTATATGACCAGTTAAAGGCCGCCGGGAAAATTGGTACAGTACCCCCTCCTGCCTACCCATATGGCATGCCCGCGTGGTATAATCCACAagctgtctgtgcttatcattctggggCCCCCGGACATGCCACCTTTGATTGCAAGGCGCTTaagcataaaattcaagatatggtTGAAGCCGGGGAGATTGTAATCCGGAAAAGGGAGGCGCCAGGGCCGAACGTAAATAGGAACCCTTTACCGGAACATGCTAATATCATTGGGGTTATTCTGGATGATGCGGAGTATGTGGAACCAGCCAGAGAATTGGCAAGggaagctgaagtgtttggggtcacagaccaaccCTTTGTCATAGAACTGCCATTTGAAGAGGACGAGAAGCCCTTTATCTTGGATCTCACGCCAGCTGAGAGTAAGTCTTTGAAGCCGGTGGTTATTGAATTCCCGAAGCAGGAGCCTGTCCTGAGCCTGCAACAAGTACCATAGAACTATGATGAACCTGTCATACAGATTGGGGAAAAGATAATTGCAAAGGAAGAAGTGTCAGCGGTCACCAGATCGGGGAAAGTTGCAAGTCCATTTGAAGCTGCCATTCCGATTCAAGCAAATAACTCCGAGCCGCCCGTTAAACCAACAATCACTGAGAAAGAAGCCTTGGATTTCCTTAAGAGACTTCAGAGAAGTGAGTACAATGTAGTTGAAAAGCTGAGCAAGTCGCCTGCCCAGATATCCATGTTGGATCTACTCTTTTCTTCAGATATGCATAGGGATGCGCTGATCGAGGTGTTGACCAAAGCTCAAATCCCTAGGGACATCTCAGTTGATAATTTCTCACACGTGGTTGGGAACGTATTATTCACCaaacaaatcactttctctGACGAGGAATTGCCGGCggaaggcattggacataacaagGCCCTGTACATAGTTGTGAGATGCAACGGAAAAATGCTGCCGAAGGTATTGATTGATAATGGATCCGCTCTTAATATATGTCCCTGGAGCaccttggaaaagctaggaTTGCATG is drawn from Coffea arabica cultivar ET-39 chromosome 1c, Coffea Arabica ET-39 HiFi, whole genome shotgun sequence and contains these coding sequences:
- the LOC113720223 gene encoding protein MAIN-LIKE 1-like, which codes for MTQYRMLNQVPRELNQWRNNLSYEIGGLFQYVGHLPSLVDIIPNVSAIQALINYWDPDVSVFRFGMCELTPTIEELEGLLQMPGKGSPMVYPSGGTREQFCRFLGLRSNSLDQHPDARSCPLRFLYDRFGEKESFERHQIDYFITKGQWEEKRVQAFGLVLINLLLFPQRHGKVTFATINMIQNLFLGIQEATPTLIPVVIADIFSALTNCQRKGGFFYASNLVLQIWIMEHLAKRSLNPMGSCLPVENWIDSHRERVGHYYRVMSSNQFIEEFNNLTPEKVQWVLDWTKVRNPAFKTTQHDFIPLAGVNGLVAYIPQRVMRQFGYPQSIPMVQRVEDLRLGTVTEGRSMVLEAWGNLRGFENLQLEMVNKMAPAVMPGYNEWIKQMVEHDRARQQSSSASPEEQMERLKKELEESQA
- the LOC113720224 gene encoding uncharacterized protein — protein: MKRKPSEDHKTYAKRWRKVAAKVEPPMTEDEIIRTFIKAHDPPYFEEIFRMTGCSFAAIVNKLEEFDDFVRAGKIVNVSALKSQLDALQGQGSNAKKSPFKKKEGDATFIWNQNPSPRPRYQHNPTYQPPYHYYSNPYPLKAAGKIGTVPPPAYPYGMPAWYNPQAVCAYHSGAPGHATFDCKALKHKIQDMVEAGEIVIRKREAPGPNVNRNPLPEHANIIGVILDDAEYVEPARELAREAEVFGVTDQPFVIELPFEEDEKPFILDLTPAESKSLKPVVIEFPKQEPIGEKIIAKEEVSAVTRSGKVASPFEAAIPIQANNSEPPVKPTITEKEALDFLKRLQRSEYNVVEKLSKSPAQISMLDLLFSSDMHRDALIEVLTKAQIPRDISVDNFSHVVGNVLFTKQITFSDEELPAEGIGHNKALYIVVRCNGKMLPKVLIDNGSALNICPWSTLEKLGLHDVKLRPSGTIVRGFEGAQREPIGEIDLVVEMGPAQFQITCQVMHFSSVYNVLLGRPWIHKSGAVPSSLHQLLKFVVNDKLITIFAEENCLVITDSGTKEDGSRNVTMTPHSTADIVSVSWITNEEQVLPKASVMMAKEMIRGGYEFDKGLG